The following are encoded together in the Candidatus Bandiella woodruffii genome:
- a CDS encoding transposase, translated as MINKVAITPANVTDAKGVAHVLPNSGAVYADKGYCVAPAKNAAKSRGIHFCAIKKNNMKQKNFDLDRYYTSIRAPFERVFSQDNKRLRYIGIAKNQFAEFMNAICFNLKRLTVLTA; from the coding sequence ATGATCAACAAGGTTGCTATAACGCCTGCTAATGTTACCGATGCAAAGGGAGTTGCGCATGTTTTACCAAATAGTGGAGCAGTTTATGCTGACAAAGGGTATTGTGTTGCACCAGCAAAGAATGCAGCTAAAAGCAGAGGTATTCATTTTTGCGCCATCAAGAAAAACAATATGAAGCAAAAGAATTTTGACCTTGATCGATACTATACTTCCATAAGGGCTCCGTTTGAGAGGGTGTTTTCTCAAGATAATAAACGATTGCGATACATAGGAATTGCCAAAAATCAGTTTGCTGAATTTATGAATGCTATCTGCTTTAATTTAAAACGTTTAACGGTTCTTACTGCCTAA
- the lysA gene encoding diaminopimelate decarboxylase, translating into MQKIDYFEKNSDLLAQIIKDVGSPVFVTDKSALEQRVSSIKAAFGDNCLLYYAIKANFNPSIVNVLKSAGIDGIETISPYEIELAKKLGFANAQILFTGNNADWQELDIAKASGATVNIGSMSELNYYAGKYHGSNISIRVNPGFGDGEFKQVVTGGVSSKFGILHTQIEEALSIIRTGGINLVGLHCHLGSGIYSTDNFAPMVEYMFNLANGIESVQFIDIGGGFGVRYRQSDEAIDLAQFADVVSQCYAKYPKLRNNGVKIILEPGKYLVAESAFLLTKITNLREQHGVKIVGVDTGFNHIIRPALYGAYHHMINISKPYEDKELVKVVGNICESTDVLNEEVEISRPQEGDVIAILTAGAYCASMSSLYNLRPYAAEVLLEKHGFTLIRRRLSFQEMFGSLGFVP; encoded by the coding sequence ATGCAAAAAATAGACTATTTTGAGAAGAATTCTGATTTATTAGCGCAAATCATTAAAGACGTTGGGAGTCCAGTTTTTGTTACTGATAAGTCTGCCCTAGAGCAGAGAGTTTCATCAATTAAAGCTGCTTTTGGTGATAATTGTTTGCTGTATTATGCAATCAAAGCAAATTTCAATCCGTCCATAGTAAATGTTTTAAAAAGTGCAGGGATTGATGGTATAGAGACAATCTCCCCATATGAGATTGAATTGGCAAAAAAGTTAGGGTTTGCAAACGCCCAAATATTGTTTACAGGCAACAACGCAGATTGGCAAGAATTGGACATAGCTAAAGCGTCTGGGGCCACGGTTAATATAGGTTCGATGTCAGAGCTGAATTATTATGCTGGTAAATATCATGGAAGTAATATTTCAATTCGTGTTAACCCGGGGTTTGGCGATGGAGAATTTAAGCAAGTGGTAACTGGCGGTGTGAGTTCTAAATTTGGCATTTTACATACACAAATAGAGGAGGCTCTAAGCATAATACGTACTGGTGGTATAAACCTTGTGGGACTCCATTGTCATTTGGGTTCTGGCATTTATAGCACAGATAATTTTGCGCCTATGGTGGAGTATATGTTCAACTTAGCAAATGGAATCGAAAGCGTACAGTTTATTGATATCGGTGGTGGTTTTGGGGTTAGGTATAGGCAGTCGGACGAAGCAATAGACCTAGCACAATTTGCGGACGTTGTCAGTCAGTGCTATGCCAAATATCCCAAACTAAGAAATAATGGCGTGAAGATTATACTAGAACCTGGAAAGTATCTGGTTGCTGAATCAGCTTTTTTACTTACAAAAATAACAAATCTTAGAGAGCAACATGGTGTAAAAATTGTTGGTGTTGATACGGGGTTTAATCACATAATAAGACCAGCCTTATATGGTGCATATCATCATATGATTAACATATCCAAGCCGTATGAAGATAAGGAACTGGTCAAGGTTGTGGGCAACATTTGCGAATCGACAGACGTGTTGAATGAAGAGGTAGAAATATCCAGGCCCCAAGAAGGTGATGTTATAGCGATATTGACCGCAGGGGCGTATTGCGCATCTATGAGTAGTTTATATAATTTGCGTCCATATGCAGCTGAGGTTTTATTGGAAAAGCATGGATTTACGCTCATTCGAAGGAGATTAAGTTTTCAAGAGATGTTTGGCTCCCTGGGTTTTGTTCCATGA
- a CDS encoding PhzF family phenazine biosynthesis protein, whose translation MLLKLVNAFSREVDSGNPAGVCIVEEFPAVEKMQEIATEINFSETAFVKKLFENNYYIRWFTPNSEAPFCIHATLASAHVLYENNLAEQSAEISFFNMQRELKISQEDGWISVNASSMAVEPQELNHTISTILKGYNVVYVGLSENVLFVELKHSSEVRNFIPKLDLIASLPYRALLITSKDEEYDFISRYFAPSVAINEDPVCGSGHCRLTPYWSKKLGKDKMIAYQASHRGGVIRCENLKNRVIISGQAVTLKKDK comes from the coding sequence ATGCTGTTAAAACTTGTAAATGCGTTTTCAAGAGAAGTTGATTCTGGAAATCCTGCAGGGGTCTGCATTGTGGAAGAGTTCCCAGCAGTTGAAAAGATGCAAGAAATTGCAACGGAAATAAATTTCTCAGAAACAGCGTTTGTGAAAAAGTTGTTTGAGAACAATTATTATATCCGTTGGTTTACCCCAAATTCCGAGGCTCCTTTTTGCATCCATGCCACGCTTGCCTCTGCCCATGTGTTATACGAAAATAATTTGGCAGAACAAAGTGCAGAGATATCTTTTTTCAACATGCAAAGAGAATTGAAAATTTCTCAAGAAGATGGATGGATAAGCGTCAATGCTTCCAGCATGGCTGTTGAACCTCAAGAATTAAATCATACAATTTCTACAATACTTAAAGGCTACAATGTTGTTTATGTTGGGCTCTCCGAAAATGTTTTGTTTGTGGAGCTTAAACACAGTAGTGAAGTAAGAAACTTCATACCAAAGTTGGATTTGATTGCCTCTTTACCTTATAGAGCGTTGTTAATAACCTCAAAAGATGAAGAATATGACTTCATCTCTAGGTACTTTGCCCCTTCAGTTGCAATAAATGAAGACCCAGTTTGTGGTTCCGGGCATTGCAGATTAACACCGTATTGGTCTAAAAAACTGGGGAAAGATAAAATGATTGCGTACCAGGCATCGCATCGAGGGGGAGTTATTAGATGTGAAAATTTGAAAAATAGAGTGATTATTTCCGGCCAAGCTGTTACCTTGAAAAAAGATAAATAA
- a CDS encoding response regulator: MSKKLKTKIIVIEDEEGVAQQIKSSLIDNDYDVAVLGDGLCAVETIEKNNPDLVLLDWLLPGKSGIDICKEIRKSKRVNALPVIMISARGSDFEKVIGLDSGADDYLSKPFSSQELIARVRALLRRAAPLTKEGLLAYKGIEMDTARHKTSKNNVEIKLAPIEFQILQILLENSEKVVSRDMLMSKIWGMETYVEERTIDVHITRLRKALVRADKNDSVEIIKTIRSVGYKLELPH, encoded by the coding sequence ATGAGTAAGAAGCTAAAAACAAAAATCATTGTTATAGAGGACGAAGAGGGGGTAGCTCAACAAATTAAGTCCAGTCTAATAGATAATGACTATGATGTAGCGGTATTGGGTGATGGTTTGTGTGCGGTTGAAACTATAGAAAAAAACAACCCAGATTTAGTATTGTTAGACTGGTTGTTGCCAGGAAAATCTGGTATCGATATTTGTAAGGAAATCAGAAAATCCAAGAGAGTTAACGCTCTTCCAGTTATTATGATATCAGCTAGAGGATCAGACTTTGAAAAAGTTATAGGTTTGGACAGTGGGGCGGACGATTATTTGTCAAAGCCATTTTCTTCTCAAGAGTTGATTGCCAGAGTCAGGGCTTTATTAAGACGAGCAGCACCTCTTACCAAAGAGGGATTGTTAGCTTATAAAGGCATAGAAATGGATACAGCACGTCATAAAACCTCCAAAAATAATGTGGAGATTAAGTTGGCGCCAATCGAATTTCAAATTTTGCAAATTTTGCTAGAAAATTCAGAAAAAGTCGTTTCGCGCGATATGTTAATGAGTAAAATATGGGGAATGGAAACATATGTTGAGGAAAGAACTATAGACGTCCATATAACAAGGCTACGTAAAGCTTTGGTCAGAGCAGATAAAAATGATTCCGTAGAAATTATAAAGACAATCAGGTCGGTTGGTTATAAACTTGAGTTACCTCATTAA
- a CDS encoding methylated-DNA--[protein]-cysteine S-methyltransferase: MFAVANKESLYLLDFVDRLGLKHRMEMICADVQVVSGGNPVTAYIRKEMKDYFQGHLRKFQAPLYMHGTEFQKMVWSELMKVPYGDTRSYLEQARAISKPTSFRAVANANAANNICIIIPCHRIINSNGELGGYGGGVVRKQWLLDHEKAASEPHTCILPVK, from the coding sequence ATGTTTGCTGTTGCCAACAAGGAGAGTTTATATCTTTTGGATTTTGTTGATAGGCTGGGATTGAAGCATAGAATGGAAATGATATGTGCTGATGTGCAGGTTGTTTCTGGTGGTAATCCTGTTACGGCTTACATTAGAAAAGAAATGAAAGATTATTTTCAAGGCCACCTAAGGAAATTTCAAGCTCCTTTATATATGCACGGTACTGAATTCCAAAAGATGGTGTGGTCAGAACTTATGAAAGTTCCTTATGGTGATACAAGAAGCTATCTTGAACAAGCAAGAGCAATTTCAAAGCCAACTTCATTTAGAGCTGTTGCAAACGCAAATGCAGCGAATAATATCTGTATTATCATTCCGTGTCATCGCATTATTAACAGTAATGGTGAGCTTGGTGGATATGGCGGTGGTGTTGTTCGGAAACAATGGCTTCTTGACCATGAAAAAGCTGCTTCAGAACCACATACATGCATACTTCCCGTAAAATAA
- a CDS encoding aspartate kinase gives MSLKSIKFGGTSMGSAKSILACANIAKNRMLKSSVIVTVSAVGGVTDKLLDIIKLARKSKPRLVKSMILEISSVHKKILQEMIDNEEKSLHIWNEDFKPIIEKLEAISYGTSLVGDLTDKTVARICAFGEKLSSLLMVYALDMIGVPAHRIESERIVRTDNNYLKAKVNFQATNVASKKVIRPLLGKKIVPVVTGFIGKDTHGDITLLGRGGSDYTSSIMAMVFNADSIEIWTDVNGIMTADPRIVKDAFSWESLDMNVMSEMAYSGAKVVHPDTIALAVERDIPVYVYNTFDLSFNGTKITKISSCAKGIVANPGNTLITLKNTNIINGVGFVKKVTSIVAEHNIPIDVCATSEISFTFSIKSEDYSQKLYKSLENFALVKVQKNMTKLCFIGNNVNHDTMLLSGIFSLCKEHDVLVHTISVSAAGNNITLMIDEDKTQVILGALHKKFLKEEECKK, from the coding sequence ATGAGTCTGAAGTCTATAAAGTTTGGTGGCACTTCAATGGGAAGTGCTAAGTCGATATTAGCATGTGCCAACATTGCAAAGAATCGAATGCTTAAATCTTCAGTGATTGTCACAGTTTCTGCCGTTGGAGGTGTTACGGATAAGTTGCTGGACATCATCAAATTGGCAAGAAAATCAAAACCAAGACTTGTAAAGTCTATGATCTTGGAAATTTCAAGCGTGCACAAAAAAATTCTTCAGGAAATGATAGATAACGAAGAAAAGAGTTTACACATCTGGAATGAAGATTTTAAGCCTATTATAGAAAAGCTTGAAGCAATCAGCTATGGGACTAGTTTAGTTGGGGACTTAACCGATAAAACGGTGGCAAGAATCTGTGCATTTGGGGAAAAACTATCCTCTCTATTAATGGTTTATGCGTTGGATATGATAGGAGTGCCTGCACACAGAATAGAATCAGAGCGCATCGTAAGAACGGATAACAATTATTTAAAAGCAAAAGTAAATTTTCAAGCCACAAACGTTGCGTCAAAAAAAGTGATAAGACCATTGCTTGGTAAAAAAATTGTACCAGTGGTTACAGGGTTTATCGGTAAAGACACACATGGTGATATAACGCTGCTTGGCAGAGGAGGAAGCGATTACACATCCTCCATCATGGCGATGGTTTTCAACGCCGATTCCATTGAGATATGGACAGACGTTAATGGCATAATGACCGCTGACCCAAGGATAGTCAAGGATGCATTCTCCTGGGAAAGCCTGGATATGAATGTGATGTCTGAAATGGCATATAGCGGAGCTAAAGTTGTCCATCCTGACACAATCGCCCTTGCAGTTGAAAGAGACATACCAGTTTATGTCTATAACACTTTCGATCTTTCTTTCAATGGGACTAAAATTACGAAAATCTCTTCTTGTGCGAAAGGTATTGTTGCAAATCCTGGTAATACGCTGATAACCCTAAAGAACACAAACATTATTAACGGTGTTGGCTTCGTAAAAAAGGTGACCTCGATAGTAGCAGAGCATAATATACCAATAGATGTATGTGCAACGTCTGAGATATCTTTTACTTTCTCTATTAAGTCGGAAGATTACTCACAAAAGCTGTATAAAAGCCTTGAGAACTTTGCTTTAGTAAAGGTGCAGAAAAATATGACGAAGCTCTGTTTTATAGGTAATAATGTCAATCATGATACGATGCTTCTTTCTGGTATATTCTCATTATGTAAGGAGCACGACGTTCTTGTTCATACAATAAGCGTGAGTGCAGCCGGGAACAATATTACTTTAATGATAGATGAAGATAAAACCCAGGTTATTTTAGGAGCCCTGCATAAAAAATTTTTAAAAGAGGAAGAATGCAAAAAATAG
- a CDS encoding dCMP deaminase family protein has protein sequence MATHYSWDEYFMTMAYLISMKSKDPSTRVGAVIVDEDKEIRSTGYNGLPRGVTDKPDRYADKNYKYLASNHAEENALLYCARVGTAIKNCSLYTTWIPCSRCAKSIIQVGIKEVIFDANFPGNLVSNQNEYWRESIQISKEILLEANVKIREYDKKLIEIKGLYQAKEFCVKYTT, from the coding sequence ATGGCTACGCATTATTCTTGGGATGAATATTTTATGACCATGGCCTATTTGATATCTATGAAAAGTAAGGACCCAAGCACCAGAGTCGGAGCTGTTATTGTCGATGAAGACAAAGAAATTAGGTCTACTGGTTATAATGGTTTACCACGAGGAGTCACAGATAAGCCTGATAGATACGCAGATAAGAATTATAAGTATTTGGCCTCCAACCACGCTGAGGAGAATGCATTGCTGTATTGCGCTAGGGTTGGCACTGCTATAAAGAATTGTTCCCTTTACACAACATGGATACCTTGCTCCAGGTGTGCAAAAAGCATCATCCAAGTTGGTATCAAGGAAGTTATTTTTGATGCGAACTTTCCTGGCAATTTGGTGAGTAACCAAAACGAGTATTGGCGCGAGAGCATACAAATTTCAAAGGAAATACTGCTTGAAGCTAATGTAAAAATAAGAGAGTATGATAAAAAGTTAATCGAAATTAAGGGACTTTATCAGGCAAAAGAATTCTGCGTCAAATACACTACTTAA
- the nuoE gene encoding NADH-quinone oxidoreductase subunit NuoE, which yields MLKEIKFEQPRSFKFNEQNLAKAQEWIKKYPIGKQKSAVMPLLFIAQEQHDNWIPIAAMDYIAELLDMPAMQVYEVATFYTMFNKQPVGKNLIQVCRTTPCMLRGAKDITKACKQKLNIDLGETTQDRQFTLVEVECLGACVAAPVVQVNNDYYENLTVSSVEALIDRLSKNRRNKP from the coding sequence ATGTTAAAGGAAATTAAATTTGAACAACCACGTTCATTCAAATTTAACGAGCAAAACCTTGCAAAGGCTCAAGAATGGATCAAGAAATACCCCATTGGTAAGCAAAAAAGTGCTGTAATGCCACTTTTATTTATAGCGCAAGAGCAACACGATAATTGGATTCCAATTGCTGCTATGGACTATATAGCTGAACTTCTTGATATGCCCGCAATGCAAGTATATGAAGTTGCAACTTTTTATACCATGTTCAACAAGCAACCTGTTGGCAAAAATCTTATTCAGGTATGCAGAACAACTCCGTGTATGTTGAGAGGGGCCAAGGACATAACAAAGGCCTGTAAACAGAAATTAAATATCGATTTGGGAGAAACAACGCAAGACAGACAATTCACATTGGTTGAGGTGGAATGCTTAGGAGCATGTGTTGCAGCTCCAGTTGTGCAGGTCAACAATGATTATTACGAAAATCTAACTGTAAGCTCTGTAGAAGCGTTAATTGATAGATTGAGTAAGAATCGCAGAAACAAACCATAG
- the polA gene encoding DNA polymerase I, which produces MSLCIVDGYNFVFRAFHSLPPLSTSNNIPVGAVYGFVNMLAKLIENNDCQMLAIALDSGRKTFRNDLYKEYKAHREEPAEELKIQFPIIREAIEAFGVKAIEAPGFEADDIIATYTRVALNNKMKVRIISSDKDLVQLLQDGVEIYDPLKKKLIDYAAVEEKYGIRPNQMVDYLALIGDSSDNIPGVKNVGPKTAAKLLAEFGDLENIYNNIEKVEPIRVRALLEDSKENAILSKKLVILDDNVELPFTLEQLNFDKPKQDVLGAFLNKYEFKSLSTQRSLFTNADVQPQKAGTDVVVKGVTLDDIENLKPQIEEYGNFYFHIRSDSFSFYLQGILYEIHLSPLKEDVGIDKVLTAFLSVLEDASIKKICFDVKGVMHDCIKLKINLQVFDDLSLLFYTLNTGKKRPSLEGLLELYALGYNKHDAFSVFNIYNILRAQLLDMRQFEVYEMIEKPLLSLLVKIEAKGVKVDTKILENLEEEFSEKLKVLQNEIYQSTEVEFNIASPKQIGEVLFDKLKLEGGRKSKKTDAYITDAETLDKIAVETGNIVLQKILKWRQYSKLINTYTKALRQAVDHQDGRVHTTFSMVTTSTGRLSSHDPNLQNIPIKTDDGNKIRKAFVAEEGNLIVSADYSQIELRILAHIADIKALQEAFNHDKDVHSITASQVFGIPLENVDQDHRRKAKAINFGIIYGQSSYGLANSLNIDRKEASSYIESYFKQYPGIKEYMDRTVAFARKHGYVKTLMGRKCYVENINSNNYNLKNFAERAAINAPIQGTASEIIKKAMVSLNSDLQKFLILQIHDELLFEVPEQLVEKSCVEIEKAMKDVVNLSVPIKLDVSYGRSWYDTKP; this is translated from the coding sequence ATGTCTTTATGTATTGTGGATGGGTATAACTTTGTTTTTAGAGCGTTTCATTCATTACCACCGTTAAGTACTTCAAACAACATTCCGGTCGGTGCGGTGTATGGCTTTGTAAACATGCTTGCAAAATTAATAGAAAATAACGATTGCCAGATGTTGGCAATCGCGCTTGATAGCGGCAGGAAAACGTTCAGAAATGACTTGTATAAGGAATACAAGGCGCATAGGGAAGAACCAGCTGAGGAGTTGAAAATCCAGTTTCCAATCATCAGAGAGGCAATCGAGGCTTTTGGGGTTAAAGCAATAGAGGCTCCTGGGTTTGAGGCTGATGACATTATTGCCACTTATACCAGGGTTGCTTTGAATAACAAAATGAAGGTGCGGATTATAAGTTCGGATAAAGATTTGGTTCAACTGCTGCAAGACGGAGTTGAGATCTATGATCCACTAAAGAAGAAGTTGATAGACTATGCTGCTGTTGAGGAGAAGTATGGCATTCGCCCTAACCAAATGGTGGATTATTTAGCATTAATTGGGGATTCTTCAGACAACATTCCAGGGGTGAAGAACGTGGGGCCCAAAACTGCAGCCAAGTTGTTGGCTGAATTTGGCGACTTAGAAAACATATATAATAACATAGAGAAAGTTGAGCCAATAAGGGTGAGGGCTCTGCTTGAAGACTCAAAGGAAAATGCGATACTGTCAAAAAAACTTGTTATTTTGGATGATAATGTGGAGCTTCCATTCACGCTTGAGCAGTTGAATTTTGACAAACCTAAGCAAGATGTGCTTGGAGCTTTTTTAAACAAGTATGAATTCAAGTCTCTGTCCACGCAAAGGTCACTGTTTACAAATGCAGATGTTCAGCCGCAAAAGGCAGGTACTGATGTGGTTGTGAAGGGTGTAACTTTGGACGACATAGAAAATTTAAAACCGCAAATAGAGGAATATGGCAATTTTTATTTCCATATTAGGTCTGACAGTTTTTCATTTTACCTTCAAGGAATACTCTATGAGATACATTTATCACCGTTAAAGGAAGATGTTGGTATAGACAAGGTTTTAACAGCGTTTTTAAGTGTTCTGGAAGATGCATCCATCAAGAAGATTTGTTTTGATGTGAAGGGCGTGATGCATGATTGTATAAAGCTGAAAATAAATTTGCAGGTGTTTGATGATTTGTCTTTGTTGTTTTACACATTGAATACGGGTAAGAAAAGACCAAGCCTAGAAGGTTTGCTGGAGTTATATGCTCTTGGTTACAATAAGCACGATGCCTTTTCTGTTTTCAACATATATAACATTTTGCGTGCGCAACTTTTAGATATGCGTCAATTTGAAGTATATGAAATGATAGAAAAGCCACTTTTGTCATTATTGGTGAAAATTGAAGCAAAAGGTGTAAAAGTAGATACAAAAATCCTTGAAAATTTGGAGGAGGAGTTCTCTGAGAAGTTAAAAGTGCTGCAAAATGAGATATACCAAAGTACAGAAGTGGAGTTTAACATCGCTTCCCCAAAGCAAATTGGAGAGGTTTTGTTTGATAAACTAAAACTGGAGGGAGGAAGAAAATCAAAGAAAACTGATGCATACATCACAGATGCCGAAACATTGGATAAAATAGCTGTAGAGACTGGTAATATAGTTTTGCAAAAGATACTTAAATGGCGGCAATATTCAAAGCTTATCAACACATATACAAAAGCTTTAAGACAGGCTGTGGACCATCAAGATGGTAGGGTTCACACCACTTTTTCTATGGTGACGACGTCAACTGGAAGGCTGTCTTCTCATGATCCAAACTTGCAAAACATTCCGATTAAGACAGATGATGGAAATAAAATCAGGAAGGCATTTGTTGCGGAGGAGGGCAACTTAATTGTTTCGGCTGATTATTCACAGATAGAACTCAGAATACTTGCGCATATTGCAGATATTAAAGCTTTGCAAGAGGCTTTTAATCATGATAAAGATGTACACAGCATAACTGCAAGTCAGGTTTTCGGCATCCCGCTTGAGAATGTCGATCAGGATCATAGAAGAAAGGCAAAAGCTATCAACTTTGGTATTATATATGGTCAAAGTTCGTACGGGTTGGCAAATAGCTTGAATATTGATAGGAAGGAAGCCTCCTCCTATATTGAGTCTTATTTTAAACAATATCCAGGAATTAAGGAGTATATGGATAGAACTGTAGCATTTGCAAGAAAGCATGGGTATGTGAAGACTTTGATGGGGAGGAAATGTTATGTTGAGAACATCAACAGCAATAACTACAATCTGAAAAATTTTGCTGAAAGGGCCGCAATTAATGCTCCAATCCAGGGTACTGCGTCAGAGATAATCAAAAAAGCTATGGTATCTTTAAACTCTGATCTGCAAAAATTTTTGATTTTACAGATTCATGATGAACTGTTGTTTGAGGTCCCAGAACAATTAGTTGAAAAAAGTTGCGTGGAGATTGAGAAAGCAATGAAAGATGTGGTTAACTTATCTGTGCCAATCAAGCTTGATGTTTCTTATGGGAGGTCTTGGTATGACACGAAACCATAG
- a CDS encoding NADH-quinone oxidoreductase subunit D, with translation MASSGDKKDIKNFSINFGPQHPAAHGVLRLILEMDGEVIERADPHIGLLHRGTEKLIEHKTYLQALPYFDRLDYVSPMCQEHCFSLAVEKLLQCQIPIRAQYLRVLFSEITRILNHLLNITTYALDVGAMTPLLWMFEEREVMMEFYERASGARLHAAYIRPGGVAQDIDNKLLEDISSFFETFPKKVEDIETLLDENRIFKQRLVDIGKVTKKQALDWGFSGPMLRASGIPWDLRKSQPYEAYEKLDFQIPIGKNGDCYDRYLVRMAEMKESIKIIKQCMQSMPKGDVHTSDKKIAPPNRRDMKSSMEAMINHFKLFTEGYNVPPGETYTAVEAPKGEFGVYLVADGSNKPYRCHIRAPGFAHLQALEFMSKGHMLADIVANIGSMDIVFGEIDR, from the coding sequence ATGGCAAGCTCAGGTGATAAAAAAGACATAAAAAACTTTTCGATAAATTTTGGACCACAACATCCAGCAGCCCATGGTGTTTTAAGGTTGATACTTGAAATGGACGGAGAGGTGATAGAACGTGCTGATCCGCATATTGGGTTGTTACATAGAGGAACAGAAAAGTTAATTGAACACAAAACTTATCTTCAGGCTTTGCCTTATTTTGATAGACTAGATTATGTATCACCTATGTGCCAAGAGCACTGCTTTAGTCTGGCGGTAGAAAAATTATTGCAATGCCAAATTCCAATTAGAGCGCAGTATCTTAGGGTGCTGTTCAGCGAAATTACCAGAATATTGAACCACCTTTTAAATATCACAACATATGCACTTGATGTAGGAGCTATGACTCCATTGTTATGGATGTTTGAAGAAAGAGAAGTAATGATGGAATTTTACGAAAGAGCGTCTGGAGCCAGATTACACGCAGCTTATATAAGGCCTGGGGGAGTTGCTCAGGATATAGATAACAAGCTATTAGAAGACATAAGCTCTTTTTTTGAAACATTCCCCAAAAAAGTCGAAGACATTGAGACATTATTAGATGAAAATAGAATATTTAAACAACGTCTGGTGGATATTGGTAAGGTTACAAAAAAACAGGCTTTAGATTGGGGGTTTTCTGGCCCAATGTTGAGAGCTTCCGGAATCCCGTGGGATTTAAGGAAGTCCCAACCTTATGAGGCCTATGAAAAGCTGGATTTCCAAATTCCAATTGGCAAGAATGGCGATTGTTATGATCGATACCTTGTAAGGATGGCGGAAATGAAAGAATCCATCAAAATAATAAAACAGTGCATGCAGTCAATGCCTAAAGGAGATGTTCATACTTCTGACAAAAAAATTGCCCCTCCTAATCGAAGAGATATGAAAAGCTCAATGGAGGCTATGATCAACCACTTCAAGCTATTCACTGAAGGATACAATGTCCCTCCAGGAGAAACCTATACAGCAGTTGAGGCACCTAAGGGAGAATTTGGGGTATATTTAGTGGCAGATGGGAGCAATAAGCCTTATAGATGTCATATAAGAGCACCAGGTTTTGCACACCTACAAGCTCTTGAGTTTATGAGCAAAGGCCATATGCTTGCTGATATAGTTGCGAATATAGGGAGTATGGACATCGTTTTTGGTGAAATAGATAGGTAA